One Micromonas commoda chromosome 5, complete sequence genomic window, gggcgccgcgatgagTCCGTCGGGGTCCAGACCCAGAAGGCTCCGAACTCAGCTGAGGGGGCGGGGATAGCCGTAGCTGAGCATGGTGCTTCGGCCGCGGAGGCTTACGGATTCGTTGGCTTCGTCCTTACCGGTGCGTTAAGGGCGCCAAAACCAAAATTTCTCCATCGAAGTTGCCTTCCGACCTCCGTGCCCCGTATCACCGTCATCTCGCGTCGCTAACGTCGTGTTCCTCCCGCTGTCTCAATAGGTGTGATGTATGTCGTATATTTGGTGTGGGCGTACACCCCGGAGGACGTCCTGGTGCGACTGGGCGTGACCTACTATCCGGACAAGTATTGGGCACTTGCTGTTCCATGTTGGATCTGCGTGCTCGTGCTGTACGGCGCGTGGATGTACGAGGGAGTGAACATGATGAGCGTCAGGAACCTGGACGACCCGGATCTGATCGCGGAGGAAAATGGGTTCATCGGGAGCGAGGCGGACGAACCCGACTTGCCGGGGTCGGTACCTTCCATGAGGGACAcgcccgtcgaggaggtgaaCAGAGTCCTGTTCCTGACGAAGGGCAGGCGGGTCAGAACGCGACGGGTGGGTGAGAAGCGGTGAGAGCCAGCTCGGTTGCGCATAGCGCGCGTAGTTTTCATCTAGAACGTAGCGAAAATAGGCATGTAGCGTCGAGAGGCGAGGTACAAACGCACTGCCCGCGGCGGAAACCACTCGGCGGTGCACTTCAAATATTGACTCGCAAAAGCTCCTCGGCTCACAAGTTGTGGCGTGGCCGTCGAAGGATCCAAGATGGAGAAGACGGTGGCGAAGGCGTTGCGGATCATCGGGATAGATCATGAGGTTGATCGCCGCACTTCagtcgcggcgatcgccgccacGGCCGTCACGGCaaccgccttcgccgcctaCTATTACCCCGAGGCCTTCTTCGGGATCAGGCGTGGCACGTTGTCGTCGTGGGCCGCCAGGGCTCTGGATCGACACGCCACGCGAAGGAGAAAGCGTAGGCCCGTTCGCGTGTACATGGACGGTTGCTTCGACCTCGCGCACTTCGGCCACGCCAACGCCCTACGTCTGGCCAAGgcgtgcggcgacgagctcgtcgtcggcctcgtccccgacgacgagattCGTCGGTGCAAGGGTCCCCCGGTGCTGAACGAGGACGAACGtcgcgcggtggtggagaGCTTCCGATGGGTGGATGAGATAATCTTCGACGTTCCGTATGATATCAACCCCGAGTTCATGCAGACGCTGTGGCGCAAGCACCGCATAGACTACATCGTCCACGGGGATGATCCTTGCCTCCTtcccgacggcaccgacgcgtacgcggcaCCCAAGAAGGAGGGAAGGTTCATGACCATCAAGCGCACGGAGGGGGTGTCGACGACGGATATCGTCGGGaggatgctcgcggcgagccagCAGACCCGGCGCGGCTTCCTCAGCCCGAGGAAGAGCGGCGGGTCGGACAAGGGCGGCAACGAGTCCGGCGAGAAGCTGTCGCACTTCTGCACGACGAGCCGGAGGGTGGCGCAgttcagcggcggcgggggtaaACCCATCCCGCCAGGCGCCCGTGTCGTGTACGTTCACGGTGCGTTCGACATGTTCCACGCGGGCCACGTCCACCTTCTCGAGGCTGCGAAGGAGCTCGGGGACTATGTCCTGGTGGGGGTGCACGAGGACGAAGCCGTTCGGTCCCGCCGGGGCGCGTCGCACCCGATACTGAACCAGCAGGAGCGTTCCctgggcgcgatggcgtgcAGACACGCGGATGAAGTCATCATGGGCGTCCCGGATGAGGTGACGCGTGATCTCATCGCCACGttcaacgtcgccgccgtcgtcgcggaggagccgtgcgcgccggcgctggcggacaCCCCAGCCGATCCAAACCGCGTGCCCAGGGAGATGGGAATCTTCAGGGAGGTTGCCAAGGGtaccgcgaggggcgcggacctgaccacggcgacgatcaTACAGCGGGTGGCGGACGACAGGGCCGCGTACGAGGAGAGGAACGCGAGGAAGGGCAAGGCTGAGGAGAATTATTATTCGCTCAAGAGGAAAGGGGAGGTGgacaaggcggaggagaggggAGCTTAGTCGAGGAAAGGGGAGCCATCACCCCGGGCGCACGTGAAATCAAGTAATTTTACAAATGAACGAGAAACAAATCTGAGCAGCACGGAGTTGGCGCGCCGCATCTTGTGCCTTTTCACGGGATCTGCCTGTTATACGGCTGCCCAGTCCCCAGGGCTGCCCTCTCGTCCCTCTCAGCCTCAACCTCCTCCAGCACGGGCTTGATGTACCACTTGAAAGGAGTCTGCTTTTTCTGCATCTCCGCATCGAGGTACACGTGCTTCATGGAGAGGTCCATGGCGCGCTTGAGGCGCTGCATCCTCaggtcgcgctcctcctggGGGAGGCGCTTGAGAGCCTCA contains:
- a CDS encoding predicted protein, which codes for MYVVYLVWAYTPEDVLVRLGVTYYPDKYWALAVPCWICVLVLYGAWMYEGVNMMSVRNLDDPDLIAEENGFIGSEADEPDLPGSVPSMRDTPVEEVNRVLFLTKGRRVRTRRVGEKR
- a CDS encoding predicted protein encodes the protein MDGCFDLAHFGHANALRLAKACGDELVVGLVPDDEIRRCKGPPVLNEDERRAVVESFRWVDEIIFDVPYDINPEFMQTLWRKHRIDYIVHGDDPCLLPDGTDAYAAPKKEGRFMTIKRTEGVSTTDIVGRMLAASQQTRRGFLSPRKSGGSDKGGNESGEKLSHFCTTSRRVAQFSGGGGKPIPPGARVVYVHGAFDMFHAGHVHLLEAAKELGDYVLVGVHEDEAVRSRRGASHPILNQQERSLGAMACRHADEVIMGVPDEVTRDLIATFNVAAVVAEEPCAPALADTPADPNRVPREMGIFREVAKGTARGADLTTATIIQRVADDRAAYEERNARKGKAEENYYSLKRKGEVDKAEERGA
- a CDS encoding mitochondrial tRNA import complex (ubiquinol-cytochrome C reductase complex 14 kDa protein), whose product is MSKAIAKMFEPMFAAFAKRYQGWVGAELSKYGLRYDDLLDETMNLDVAEALKRLPQEERDLRMQRLKRAMDLSMKHVYLDAEMQKKQTPFKWYIKPVLEEVEAERDERAALGTGQPYNRQIP